The proteins below are encoded in one region of Ursus arctos isolate Adak ecotype North America unplaced genomic scaffold, UrsArc2.0 scaffold_24, whole genome shotgun sequence:
- the METRNL gene encoding meteorin-like protein, with protein MRDAARAAGGRAGQLWPRPPAPGPGPPPPLLLLLLAALLGGAGAQYSSDLCSWKGSGLTHEAHRKEVEQVYLRCSQGSVEWMYPTGALIVNVRPNTFPPSRHLTLCIKPLRDSSGANIYLERTGELKLLVRDGDRGPGQVLCFGFEHGGLFVEAAPQQDISRRTTGFQYELTSRHAGSDLHALSAPCRPCSDAEVLLAVCTSDFVVRGSIQNVTHAPEQQESAIHLHVSRLYRQKSRVFRPAPEGGGWRGRVTTLLQCGVRPGRGEFLFTGHMHFGEARLGCAPRFKDFQRTYRDAEERGLNPCEMGTE; from the exons ATGCGGGACGCGGCGCGGGCGGCCGGGGGGCGCGCGGGGCAGCTGTGGCCgcggccccccgccccgggccctggcccgccgccgccgctgctgctgctgctgctggccgcGCTGCTGGGTGGCGCGGGCGCGCAATACTCGAGCGACCTGTGCAGCTGGAAGGGGAG CGGGCTGACGCACGAGGCCCACAGGAAGGAGGTGGAGCAGGTGTACCTGCGATGCTCCCAGGGCTCCGTGGAGTGGATGTACCCGACCGGGGCGCTCATCGTCAACGTGCGGCCCAACACCTTCCCGCCCTCTCGACACCTGACTCTCTGCATCAAGCCCCTCAGGGACTCCTCGGGGGCcaatatttatttggaaagaacTGGAGAACTGAAGCTGCTGGTGCGGGACGGGGACCGCGGGCCTGGCCAGGTGCTCTGCTTTGGCTTCGAGCATGGTGGCCTTTTCGTGGAGGCTGCGCCCCAGCAGGACATCAGCAGGAGGACCACGGGCTTCCAGTACGAGCTGACCAGCCGGCACGCGGGGTCGGACCTGCATGCTCTGTCAG CCCCATGCCGCCCTTGCAGTGACGCAGAAGTGCTGCTGGCGGTCTGCACCAGCGACTTCG TCGTCCGAGGCTCCATCCAGAACGTCACCCACGCACCAGAGCAGCAGGAGTCCGCCATCCACCTGCACGTGAGCCGGCTCTACCGGCAGAAGAGCAGGGTCTTCCGGCCGGCCCCAGAGGGCGGCGGCTGGCGGGGGCGCGTTACCACGCTGCTGCAGTGCGGTGTGAGGCCTGGGCGTGGGGAGTTTCTCTTCACCGGCCACATGCACTTTGGGGAGGCCCGGCTTGGCTGTGCCCCACGCTTCAAGGACTTCCAGAGGACATACAGGGACGCCGAGGAGAGGGGCCTGAACCCCTGCGAGATGGGCACGGAGTGA